From the Saccharobesus litoralis genome, one window contains:
- a CDS encoding EAL domain-containing protein — MTTMTGISKFKRFEFRVAKVVVLTCLLALAIISISVTVVENNLAKKRLVNDISVISQIVANRSIAALIFFDNQAAEVNLSVGRFHNSIEMFCLYDGNGDFFSHYTKQGLVASCEERFDKMDLALIEHEFDTAKLIVRVPVTDQGQSVGYLYTRSNLDYIGNVLSYLLLTNGIVVIIALILAFLLARRLLSVILAPLHHLQETAMAIIHDPFSNLRAKKESDDEVGLLVNAFNRMLDSLAQENAAALASESRFRVLAENAPIGIYAREFAKEGNPESFKTFTNRRWREITSYDNFEAVAPFVNNLPQSQQRLYHNCLEKVEHRQQAQMLEYQFICPVSQTEMTFIEYFAPLVDANTQKVTGIIGSLVDATELKNAQLELEKLAFYDPLTDLPNRRFFRDHLHFSLENARKHEHAIAVLMLDLDHFKKINDTLGHDAGDELLVKLAQCIRQAVFNEDVVSRMGGDEFMILLQDINEPSQIDKVATRIVKAMQEPIGIYSQTFDISASIGVAVYPQDASTAEELVKNADIAMYKAKENGRNQVAYFSSELDNELKEKMRIERKLKKAIAADQLEVYVQPQYDLKRGCFNWGEALVRWIDEEDGFIPPIKFITIAEETDLINQIGRAVIDKVCCLISEHGDTLAAIGINGIAINLSARQFFSSDLLDDIQSALGKYAISAKQLEFELTESLVMEDTGKAIKIMQALRDLGCRLSIDDFGTGYSSLAYLKRFPIDCVKIDRSFIMGVPNDKNDVEISSAIIAMAHKLGLETIAEGVETQEHMDFLKQQKCEYIQGYFMSRPLPIKDLLALPQSQK, encoded by the coding sequence ATGACTACTATGACAGGGATCAGTAAGTTTAAGCGGTTTGAATTTAGAGTGGCTAAAGTCGTGGTGCTGACCTGTTTGTTGGCTCTGGCTATCATTAGTATCAGTGTTACCGTTGTTGAAAATAATCTGGCCAAAAAGCGTTTAGTTAACGATATATCCGTGATTAGTCAGATTGTTGCTAATCGCTCGATTGCGGCGCTGATTTTCTTTGATAATCAAGCCGCAGAGGTGAATTTATCAGTTGGCCGCTTTCATAACTCAATAGAGATGTTTTGTTTGTATGATGGCAATGGTGATTTTTTTAGCCATTATACAAAACAGGGGTTAGTCGCTAGTTGTGAGGAGCGCTTTGACAAAATGGATTTAGCGCTAATTGAACACGAATTTGATACGGCAAAGTTAATTGTGCGGGTGCCAGTAACCGATCAAGGTCAATCTGTTGGTTATTTATATACGCGATCTAACTTGGACTATATTGGCAATGTATTAAGCTATTTGTTACTAACCAATGGTATTGTCGTTATTATTGCGCTGATCCTTGCGTTTTTATTAGCGCGGCGCTTATTGTCGGTCATTTTAGCACCGTTACATCATCTGCAAGAAACGGCAATGGCTATCATTCATGATCCGTTTTCAAATTTACGAGCAAAAAAGGAAAGCGATGATGAAGTTGGGCTTTTGGTTAATGCATTTAATCGCATGCTTGATAGTCTTGCCCAAGAAAACGCAGCGGCGTTAGCGTCGGAGTCCCGTTTTAGAGTATTGGCCGAAAATGCGCCGATTGGCATTTATGCTCGCGAGTTTGCCAAAGAAGGTAACCCTGAGTCATTTAAAACGTTTACCAATCGGCGTTGGCGAGAGATCACCAGTTACGATAACTTTGAGGCCGTAGCACCATTCGTCAATAATCTACCGCAAAGCCAGCAACGGCTTTATCACAATTGCTTAGAAAAAGTAGAACATCGCCAGCAAGCGCAAATGTTGGAATACCAATTCATTTGCCCTGTTTCGCAAACTGAAATGACGTTTATTGAGTATTTTGCGCCGTTAGTGGATGCCAATACACAAAAAGTGACAGGTATTATTGGCTCGCTAGTTGATGCAACTGAATTAAAAAATGCCCAGCTTGAACTAGAAAAACTGGCTTTTTATGATCCGCTAACCGATTTACCCAATCGGCGTTTTTTCCGTGATCACTTACATTTTAGTTTGGAAAATGCGCGAAAACATGAACACGCAATTGCTGTACTCATGTTGGATTTAGATCACTTTAAAAAAATTAATGATACCTTGGGGCATGACGCGGGTGACGAGTTGTTGGTTAAGTTAGCCCAATGTATTCGTCAAGCTGTGTTTAATGAAGATGTGGTCTCTCGTATGGGCGGCGATGAATTTATGATCTTGTTACAAGATATCAATGAACCCAGTCAAATAGACAAAGTTGCCACTCGCATAGTTAAGGCCATGCAGGAGCCGATTGGTATCTATAGCCAAACATTCGATATTTCAGCGTCAATTGGGGTTGCCGTTTACCCACAAGATGCCTCTACCGCAGAGGAATTAGTGAAAAATGCTGATATCGCTATGTACAAGGCCAAAGAAAATGGCCGTAATCAAGTCGCTTATTTTTCTTCAGAACTGGATAACGAGCTGAAAGAAAAAATGCGTATTGAGCGCAAATTGAAAAAAGCCATTGCAGCTGACCAGCTCGAAGTTTATGTACAGCCACAATACGATTTAAAACGAGGTTGTTTTAATTGGGGGGAGGCTTTGGTGCGCTGGATTGACGAAGAGGATGGTTTTATTCCTCCGATTAAGTTTATTACAATTGCCGAAGAGACTGACTTAATTAATCAAATTGGTCGAGCTGTCATCGATAAAGTCTGCTGTTTGATTAGCGAGCATGGCGATACGCTTGCGGCTATCGGTATTAATGGCATTGCAATTAATTTATCGGCACGGCAGTTTTTCTCATCTGATTTGCTAGACGATATTCAAAGTGCACTCGGTAAATATGCTATTTCGGCTAAGCAATTAGAATTTGAGTTAACTGAATCTTTGGTGATGGAAGACACAGGCAAAGCCATTAAAATTATGCAGGCATTGCGCGATTTAGGTTGTCGTTTATCCATTGATGATTTTGGCACAGGGTATTCGTCCTTGGCTTACTTAAAACGCTTTCCTATTGATTGTGTCAAAATCGACAGGTCGTTTATTATGGGAGTGCCGAATGATAAAAACGATGTGGAAATTTCATCGGCAATCATTGCTATGGCCCACAAGTTGGGGCTAGAAACCATAGCCGAAGGGGTTGAAACGCAAGAGCATATGGATTTTCTTAAGCAACAGAAATGTGAATATATTCAGGGTTACTTTATGTCGCGTCCTTTACCGATTAAAGATTTATTGGCATTGCCACAAAGCCAGAAGTAG
- a CDS encoding YfiR family protein encodes MLLGNLASAKSPDEASLRAAVVLGILRFTEWQPPIDSSKPITICFLGDVQSKDKLVQASSRVTVKGHAVDTKNVISLPQTDVCSVLIIGDEWSGQYPTGVGSQLTVCDSCRFGNQTAINLVKRNQRIGFEINMPYVQANNISFSSSLLELASRINR; translated from the coding sequence ATGTTGCTAGGCAATCTTGCGTCTGCAAAAAGCCCAGATGAAGCCAGTTTACGCGCTGCGGTTGTGCTAGGTATTCTACGTTTTACGGAATGGCAGCCGCCCATCGACTCTTCAAAGCCCATCACGATTTGTTTTCTTGGTGATGTCCAATCAAAAGATAAGCTAGTTCAAGCCAGTAGCAGAGTGACAGTTAAAGGCCACGCTGTTGATACTAAAAATGTTATATCACTTCCACAAACCGATGTCTGTTCGGTGCTGATTATTGGTGACGAGTGGTCAGGGCAATATCCAACAGGGGTTGGCAGTCAGCTTACGGTTTGTGATAGTTGTCGTTTTGGTAATCAAACCGCGATAAATCTAGTTAAACGTAATCAACGAATTGGCTTTGAGATAAACATGCCTTATGTTCAGGCTAATAATATTTCTTTTAGCTCGTCACTTTTAGAATTAGCGAGTCGCATTAATCGATGA
- the rplI gene encoding 50S ribosomal protein L9 gives MNIILLDKIANLGGLGDQVSVKAGYARNFLFPQGKAVPATEANVAHFEAQRAELEAKLAETLAAAQARADKLGALGTVTIATKAGDEGKLFGSIGTRDIADAVTEAGVEVVKSEVRLPNGVLREVGEFDIAIQVHGEVTATIKLDIIPEA, from the coding sequence ATGAATATCATTCTTTTAGACAAAATCGCAAACTTAGGTGGTTTAGGCGATCAAGTAAGCGTTAAAGCAGGTTACGCACGTAACTTCTTATTCCCACAAGGTAAAGCAGTTCCAGCAACTGAAGCTAACGTAGCTCACTTTGAAGCACAACGTGCTGAATTAGAAGCTAAATTAGCTGAAACATTAGCTGCTGCTCAAGCTCGTGCTGATAAGTTAGGTGCATTAGGCACAGTGACTATTGCGACTAAAGCAGGTGACGAAGGTAAGCTATTCGGCTCTATCGGTACTCGTGACATTGCTGATGCTGTGACAGAAGCTGGTGTTGAAGTTGTTAAATCAGAAGTACGTTTACCTAACGGTGTACTTCGTGAAGTTGGCGAGTTCGACATTGCTATTCAAGTTCACGGTGAAGTGACAGCGACTATCAAATTAGACATCATCCCTGAAGCCTAA
- the rpsR gene encoding 30S ribosomal protein S18, translating into MARFFRRRKFCRFTAEGVSEIDYKDIATLKNYVTESGKIVPSRITGTNAKYQRQLARAIKRARYLSLLPYTDLHA; encoded by the coding sequence ATGGCTCGTTTTTTCAGACGTCGTAAATTTTGTCGTTTCACGGCAGAAGGCGTTAGCGAAATCGATTATAAAGATATCGCTACTTTAAAAAATTATGTTACCGAAAGTGGTAAAATTGTACCTAGCCGTATCACTGGTACAAACGCTAAGTATCAACGTCAATTAGCTCGCGCAATCAAACGTGCTCGCTACTTGTCATTGTTACCTTATACTGATTTACACGCTTAA
- the priB gene encoding primosomal replication protein N has product MNDNSLVISGFVCKQPAITTSPAGIVHCQFVLEHESEQIEAGLPRRVWCRIKVVASGEEFISQTNNLQSGHRVQVHGFITRVESKNGLAQLVLHARQINRFD; this is encoded by the coding sequence GTGAATGATAATTCGCTTGTTATTTCTGGTTTTGTTTGTAAACAGCCTGCAATAACGACTAGCCCTGCCGGAATCGTTCATTGCCAGTTTGTGTTAGAACACGAATCTGAGCAAATAGAAGCCGGGTTACCCAGACGCGTTTGGTGTCGAATTAAAGTGGTAGCAAGTGGTGAAGAATTTATCTCGCAAACAAATAATTTACAGTCTGGTCATCGGGTGCAAGTCCACGGATTTATCACTCGAGTAGAAAGTAAAAATGGGTTAGCTCAACTCGTTTTACATGCCAGGCAAATAAACCGATTTGATTAG
- the rpsF gene encoding 30S ribosomal protein S6 codes for MRHYEIVFMVHPDQSEQVPGMIERYTDVIKSAGGQIHRLEDWGRRQLAYPIEKLHKAHYVLLNVEAPSAAIDELETAFRFNDAVLRNLVVRTKAAVTEASPLVKKEETARPRREDAAPAKEAPAQEAAE; via the coding sequence ATGCGTCATTACGAAATCGTATTTATGGTTCACCCTGATCAGAGTGAACAAGTTCCAGGCATGATTGAGCGTTATACTGACGTAATCAAAAGTGCTGGTGGTCAAATCCACCGTTTAGAAGACTGGGGCCGTCGCCAGTTAGCTTACCCAATCGAAAAATTGCATAAAGCACACTACGTTTTATTAAACGTTGAAGCGCCTTCTGCAGCGATCGACGAATTAGAAACAGCTTTCCGCTTTAACGATGCGGTATTACGTAACTTAGTTGTACGTACTAAAGCAGCTGTGACTGAAGCTTCTCCTTTAGTTAAAAAAGAAGAAACTGCTCGTCCTCGCAGAGAAGATGCTGCACCGGCTAAAGAAGCACCAGCACAAGAAGCTGCTGAGTAA
- a CDS encoding GspH/FimT family pseudopilin encodes MTAAILIILMTLAVPTMTEARMHYNVFDVISSLKQDLSYARHIGLAQGQRVTLCPLDNSQKCSKNWQTGYRIFIDSGKLGEFEATTDTLLKAGKLPLNQGALSYTGGKYLTFDATGMLDSASGTFQYCHNQDKTGLYSKAVIINLNGRIRESSDIDNDGYHEKSISNMNSDLRCET; translated from the coding sequence ATGACTGCCGCCATTTTAATTATTTTAATGACTCTGGCTGTACCCACCATGACAGAAGCACGTATGCACTATAACGTGTTTGATGTGATCAGTAGCTTAAAACAAGACCTAAGCTATGCTCGCCATATTGGTCTAGCCCAAGGCCAGCGCGTGACTTTATGTCCGCTCGACAACTCACAAAAGTGCAGTAAAAATTGGCAAACCGGCTACCGTATTTTCATTGACAGTGGCAAATTAGGTGAGTTTGAAGCGACAACCGATACATTATTAAAGGCTGGGAAATTACCCCTAAACCAAGGTGCCTTGAGTTATACAGGCGGAAAGTATTTAACATTTGACGCGACCGGCATGCTAGACAGTGCTTCGGGCACCTTTCAATACTGTCACAATCAAGACAAAACAGGACTTTATAGCAAAGCGGTGATCATTAACTTAAATGGACGGATCCGTGAAAGTTCAGATATCGACAACGACGGCTACCACGAAAAATCCATCTCGAACATGAATTCAGATTTACGCTGTGAGACCTAA